A segment of the Mangrovimonas sp. YM274 genome:
TGGATCGTAAGGAAGGTTTTGATATGGATGGAATAGGTGAAGACCTTTTCTTCTTATCTAACGGACACATCTCTCCTGTATTTTACAGCGTACTCGCTAGAGCTGGATACTTTCCAGTAGAAGAATTAAACACATTCCGTTTAATTGATTCCCGCTTACAGGGACACCCAACAACACACGAAGGGTTACCAGGTGTAAGAATTGCTTCTGGATCGTTGGGACAAGGTATGTCTGTGGCACTTGGTGCTGCACAAGCAAAAAAATTGAATAACGACGCTCACTTGGTATACAGTTTACACGGAGATGGAGAGCTTCAAGAAGGGCAAAACTGGGAAGCGATCATGTACGCCGCTGCTAAAAAAGTAGACAACATTATTGCAACTGTAGATTTGAACGGACAGCAAATTGATGGTGCTACAGACGAAGTATTGCCAATGGGTAACATCCGTGAAAAGTTTGAAGCATTTGGTTGGACTGTTGTTGAAATTGAAGAAGGAAACAACGTAGAAGCCATCATCAAAGGAATGGCTGAAGCCAAATCAAAAACAGGTCAAGGAAAACCAGTTTGTGTTTTGTTAAAAACCATTATGGGTAACGGTGTTGACTTTATGATGTACACTCACGAATGGCATGGTAAAGCTCCAAACGACGAACAATTGGAGAATGGATTAAACCAAAACCCAGAAACTTTAGGAGATTACTAATAACAACGCAACACACAATGAAAACATATACATATACAGAAAAGAAAGATACAAGAAGTGGTTTTGGAGCTGGTTTGGCTGAATTGGGACGTACCAATCCTGATGTTGTAGCGCTATGTGCCGATTTAACGCCATCCTTAAAAATGGGCGAGTTCATCAAAGAAAACCCGGAGCGTTTTTTCCAAATAGGAATTGCTGAAGCCAACATGATGGGAATTGCTGCCGGTTTCACCATTGGAGGTAAAATTCCTTTCACAGGAACTTTCGCCAACTTCTCAACAGGTCGTGTTTATGACCAAATCCGTCAGTCTATCGCCTATTCAGGTAAAAACGTAAAAATATGTGCTTCTCACGCCGGTTTAACGTTAGGAGAAGATGGTGCAACCCACCAAATCCTTGAAGATATTGGATTAATGAAAATGCTTCCAGGAATGACGGTAATCAATCCTTGTGATTACAACCAAACCAAAGCAGCTACCATCGCTATCGCAGAACATGAAGGCCCTGTTTACTTACGCTTCGGGCGTCCGTCTGTGCCAATCTTTACACCTGCCGATCAGAAATTTGAAATCGGAAAAGCGATTCAGTTAACTGAAGGAACAGATGTTACCATCGTAGCAACTGGTCACTTGGTATGGGAAGCTTTGGAAGCCTCTAAAGCATTGTACGAGCAAGGTATTTCTGCAGAGGTTATCAACATCCACACCATCAAACCATTAGACGAGAAAGCTATTTTGGATTCTGTAGCTAAAACAGGTTGTATTGTAACTGCTGAAGAGCACAACTACCTTGGTGGTCTTGGAGAAAGTGTTGCTAGAGTATTGGCAACAAACAATCCAACGCCTCAAGAATTTGTAGCAACTCAAGATACTTTTGGGGAATCTGGAACGCCAGCTCAATTGATGGACAAGTACGGATTGAACGCTGACGCCATTGTAAAAGCATCGCAAACGGTAATGAAAAGAAAATAATAACTGCTTCATAACGTTTTAGAAGGTAT
Coding sequences within it:
- a CDS encoding transketolase family protein, whose product is MKTYTYTEKKDTRSGFGAGLAELGRTNPDVVALCADLTPSLKMGEFIKENPERFFQIGIAEANMMGIAAGFTIGGKIPFTGTFANFSTGRVYDQIRQSIAYSGKNVKICASHAGLTLGEDGATHQILEDIGLMKMLPGMTVINPCDYNQTKAATIAIAEHEGPVYLRFGRPSVPIFTPADQKFEIGKAIQLTEGTDVTIVATGHLVWEALEASKALYEQGISAEVINIHTIKPLDEKAILDSVAKTGCIVTAEEHNYLGGLGESVARVLATNNPTPQEFVATQDTFGESGTPAQLMDKYGLNADAIVKASQTVMKRK
- a CDS encoding transketolase gives rise to the protein MPKTQQLEDLVIQVRRDILRMVHKVNSGHPGGSLGCTEFMVALYNEIMDRKEGFDMDGIGEDLFFLSNGHISPVFYSVLARAGYFPVEELNTFRLIDSRLQGHPTTHEGLPGVRIASGSLGQGMSVALGAAQAKKLNNDAHLVYSLHGDGELQEGQNWEAIMYAAAKKVDNIIATVDLNGQQIDGATDEVLPMGNIREKFEAFGWTVVEIEEGNNVEAIIKGMAEAKSKTGQGKPVCVLLKTIMGNGVDFMMYTHEWHGKAPNDEQLENGLNQNPETLGDY